The following nucleotide sequence is from Roseivirga sp. BDSF3-8.
TTCAGTTCATTAGTAAGTACCTTCAGTTCGTAAAGGTTCTGCCCCGCCTGCGTCAGGCGCACCACTACTGATACTACCGCCAGCCCCACCAGTCCGTAAAAGGGCACCACTATAAATACCAGCACCAGGTTCACCACCGAGGTGATCAGCACGATGCGCGTCACCAGCTTATTCTTGCGGGCAATGATAAACTGCTTGGTAGAAAATGACCCGATGGAGGCCAGGAAGATAAGCGCGCTGATGATCTGCAGCACTGTCACCGACTGAGGCACCACCTCACCGGCCACTACCAGCACAATCCACTCGCTCAGCACCAGGCAGAAGAGTGAACCCGCCAGCCCGGCCCCCAGCACGATAATGGCCGACTGCTTCAGCATGCGTTCATAGGCTCCCTTGCTTTTGCGGTACGCCTGAGACAGGCGTGGGTAGAGCACCTGGTTAAGGATGTCCACAAACGAGATAGCCGCCGATATCACCTTGCCCGCAATGGCATAGTACCCTACAATCAGTTCATTCGTAAAGAAGCCCAGGATCAGGATATTCGTTGAGTTGTACAAGTTCACAAACAAGCGCGACAGGAAGAGGTACCAGCCCTCCACCAGGTAATACTTCAGCATTACCGGGCGCAGTCCTGTAATGCGCAGGCTGAATTTTCTGAAAATAAAATACAGTGCCGCCACCCCTGAGATAAAGGCTGAGCCCGAGAAAAGAATAGGGTACCACAGGTAATCAGCCTTCGTCTGAATCAGCCAGAACACCCCTGCAGCAAACAGCACCTTACTCACAACCATGCTCAGCGTCGCATACTTCATCTGCTCATAGGCCTGAAAGACCCAGGGCACATACAGCGTTTCCCCGATCAGGGCGCTAAGGAACAGCACGTGAAAGAGCCACTCCTTCTGGAACACAGGCACCGCAAAGATCACCACCGTCCCCACCGCCAGTGACGCCGCCAGCAGCAGCAGCCGTATCCACATAATGTGGCTGAATACCGACAGGCTGCGTGGCTTATTGGCCTGGAACTGCACCAGGTCACGCGCCCCCACCAGGCTCAGGCCATACTCCACCACTATCCGGAAGTAAGCCACCAGGCTACCGCTAAAGGCAATAAGGCCCGCCATCTCTACCCCCAGCACCCGTACCAGGTAAGGGTATATCAGCAGAGGGATCAGCGTATTGAGAATATTGATACCTGAGAAAGACAAAAAATTCTCGATCAGCTTTTTTCTTCCTCCGGGCTTTTTCCCTGAAGGGGTCTTTTCATGTACATCAGTATCCTTTCTCATCCCGCATTTTCCTCCCCGGCAGAGCCCCTGTAGCGCCCCACCACCCGCTTATAAAAGCTGCGGTCACCCACAAATAGCACCCCCGCCACATTATATAGCACCAGGGTCACCAGTACGATGCCGAAGGGTAGTCCGAAGGCCGAACGATGAAACGATTGCATAAGAGGCACAAAGATAAGGTAAGCCCCCACAAACAAAATTGAGTACCCCTTAAGGCTTGCCCGCCTGCGCTCCGCCCAAAACAGGAGGCACCCCACCAGAAAGTATACAGGCAATACCCCTAAAAAGCCAAAGTTCCAGTAGGCCTCCAGCACGCTCGAAAAGCCCGTACCCGCTATGCGCGACCGTTTCGCCTCCGATTCATAAAACATGTCCCGGAAGCGGTACGTGATAGTAGGCGGCTTTTCAAAGGGTAGCAGGAACCGCGGCACAGGCACCAGTACCGCCCCCAGGTAGCTTTCCCCGTAAAGGCGCTGCTCGCCCACCTCTTTTTCCCGCAGCCTGAACCGCGTGAAGTTCAGAAAAGCCGCGCCAAATTCATTGTACGCCGGGTTCAGCTTCTCGTAGCGCTCCGGCCTGCTCAGTTCACGCATCATCCGCTCCGTATCACCCGTTTTTATCGCTATCGCTATCTGCGCCCTCGCCACAAAGAGAAAAGCCAGCAGAAAGTACCCCACCAGCGCCAGCGAGATCACAGGCAGCCCCACACTCCGCTTGTATCTGAGAAAGGTAAAGCCGATGATAAATGACAGCGCCCACCCAAGCAATGGCCCTCGCCGGCCCAGCACCACGTAGATCAGCATCACCGGCAGAATACTCACCACAAAGGCCAGAAATTTTTTATTCAGCACCATGCGCCACAGCTTACCATCATAATAGCCCACCAGCCCGAAGCCCAGGCACGCAAATGCCAGGTGCGCCATAAAGGCCGAGGGAATCGTAATAAAGAGGTCTGAGGTAGCCTCCTGGTACACCGCCTTGCCCTGCAGCAGTACGGAGGTGCCTCCTGCACGCAGCAGGTTCACCACCTCCCCCGCACTTGCCCCTGCTGCCAGCAGTATGGCCAATATCAGCATACGTCGCGTATAACGCCCTGCCGGCAGAGGGCTGTGGCCTCCATGCCGGTTGGCGATTACCACAAAGGGTAGGGAAAACGCCAGCAGGGCCAGCGATACCTGGTAGATAAATTCCGCCGTTACAGGAAGTGTTGCCTCGCCGAAGTAGCCCTCAGGCTCCACCCCCTGCACCACCGTTATCGGCGCCGTGTAGTTATACAGGAAGAAAAAGACCAGAAAGAGAACAGCCAGCGTATTGTAGCCTTTCACCGAATGCTTGATCAGGAGAAAGGCAAGGGCATAGGCCACTACCGCCAGCAACAGCGCAGGCAGAGGCAGCATAGCAGTCGCTGCCACGCAGGCCCCTGCCACCGCTACCAGCAGCATCGCAAATAGCATGAGGCTGTTAGGCGTTACCTTCATCCGGCCGTGGTCCTTCGTTCATCAGATAAAACAGCGCCGCAAAACTCCCGATAAAATACAGCCCCATCTGGCGGTCCAGCATGACCTCCGTAAGGCACTCCCCTGCCACCAGCAGCACAAAAAGAATCCAGAGCCAGCTCCTGTGGCGGTAAGCCCCTGCCAGCAGCACCCCCCATATTCCCACTAGCATCAGCACGCCCGGTACCCCATGGCGTATCATCGTCTCCAGGTACTGGCTGTGCGTATTGTAGCGATGCGCCAGCGCCTCTTCCATCCCCTTTTCCTCATACGTGGCAAACAGGTCCATCCGGCTGTCACCCGTGCCGCTCCCTGCCAGCGGGTGCTGCAGCGCCGTATCAAAACCCGCCATCCATATCTCCATGCGCGTATCCAGTGCCGTCTCAAAGCGGTTCACCAGATCATTTTGCACCATGTACGAGCCCTGAATGATAAAGTACGTGCCCGCCCCCAGCAGCAGCGACAGCCCCACAGTCACGTAACGGAAGCGCGGTTTGCTTTTGAAAAAGTAAAAAATGGCAGAGAGCACCATCAGCCCCCCGAATACCAGCGTAGTCGTGCGCGCATTCATCATCAGAATATAAATGAACAGGAAGCCCGTCACCACCACATACCCCGAGGCACGCCCCATTTGGTTCCTTCGCATGCAGCCCAGCCCCTCCCTCATCAAAAAGAAAAAGACCAGCACCAGGTACATAGAAAAGTACGCCGGGTGCAGCCGCACAAAGCGGTAGATGTTAGTCCCCCCCACATACTGCAGCGTATCCCGGTACGTGTACAAAGACATCCCCAGGCTATACACCGCCATCAGCACACAAGCCAGGGAAAACACATAAAAAGCCCGTATAGCGTCCACCCGCCTTATTTTCCCCGGAAACAGGTAGAAAAAAGGTATAGCCAGCAGCGTCATCTGCCGCCTCATCAGTGACCAGGCTTCCGCCGTATCGTCTGAATAAGCTATGCCCGCCAGCTTCCAAAGTATAAACAGGAGTAAGGCGGCTATGAAGGAGCCGCCTGTGATGTGTAAGGGCCGCGTGTAGCGGGCCGTAAGCAGCCCGCTTACCCCCAGTATGGCCAGCAGGATATTAGGGAGTGCCGGCGAAAAAACCAGCAGTGCAGGAAATAAAACAGCGGATAACCTGTGTATAAAGATTATCCGCCGTGTCACAGCGTCCGGTAATCCGGCAGGGCTCATACCTTAAAGTACTCCCTGTACCAGTCCACAAAATTCTGAATACCCGTATCTATCGACGTATTCGGCTTAAAGTTTACCGTGTTCATCAGGTCCTCCACGTCCGCAAAAGTAGCCGGCACGTCTCCGTCCTGCAGGGGCATCATGTTCTTTTTCGCTTCTTTACCCAGCGCTTTTTCTATCGCTCCGATAAACTCCATAAGTTCCACCGGCTGGTTATTACCGATATTAAATACCCGGTATGGGGCAAAGCTCGTCGCCGTGTCAGGCTTATCGCCGTCCCAGTCATTATTTGGCTCCGCTATCGCAGGTATCAGGCGGTACACACCCTCCACTATATCATCCACATACGTAAAGTCACGGCGCATCTTACCGTGGTTATACACATCGATCGCGCGGTCTTCCAGTATCGCCTTCGTAAACAGGAACAGCGCCATATCCGGACGCCCCCACGGGCCATACACCGTAAAGAAGCGAAGCCCCGTCGTAGGTACGCCAAACAGGTGCGAGTACGTATGCGCCATCAGTTCGTTAGATTTCTTCGTCGCCGCATACAGAGACACCGGGTGGTCCACCGAGTCATGCACGCTAAACGGCATGCTCGTATTCGCCCCGTATACCGAGCTGCTGCTCGCATACACCAGGTGCTTCACAGGGTTATGGCGGCAAGCCTCCAGTATGTTCAGAAAGCCCGTGATGTTACTGTCCACATATACATAAGGGTTCTCCAGGCTGTAGCGTACTCCCGCCTGCGCGGCCAGGTTCACCACATAGTCAGGTTGGCGCTCCGCAAATACGGCGTCAATCCCCTGTTTGTCCTTCAGGTCTACCTTATGAAAATGAAAGGAGTCGTAGGCTTTAAGCTTGTCCAGCCGGGCGTGTTTCAGGTTCACATCATAGTAATCATTGATGTTGTCCAGCCCGATCACCGTAAAGCCGTTTTCCAGTAGTTTTTTAGAAAGGTGGTAACCTATGAAGCCCGCGGCTCCTGTTACCAGTATTTTTTCGTCTGCCTTGATGGTGTAATTGCTCATTACTCTTATCTGTTACAGGCGCGCATGTGCTACTTCACGCGGCAGGAATGATTTTATGTCGTAAATAATGGCGTCGTTGTTCTTCAGCTTCTCAAAGTCCAGTTCGCCAAACTCCTTATGGGCCACTGCCAGCACCACCCCGTCGTAGGTGTCCGTATCACCCGGCTTATCTACCAGCGTCAGGCCATATTCGTCCTTCACCTCTTTGGCATCGGCCAGCGGATCATACACAGATACCTCCACACCGAAGCTCTCCAGCTCCCGGATGATGTCTATCACCCGGCTGTTGCGTATGTCCGGGCAGTTCTCCTTAAACGTAATGCCCAGTACCAGCACCCTGGAGCCCTTGATACCCTTGCCTGCATGTGCCATCAGCTTCACCATTTTGCTGGATACATGCACCCCCATATTATCATTGATACGGCGGCCCGCCAGTATCACCTCAGGGTGGTAGCCCACCCCTCCCGCCTTATAAGTCAGGTAATACGGGTCCACCCCTATACAGTGGCCACCTACCAAACCCGGGCGGAAAGGCAGGAAGTTCCATTTTGTACCTGCAGCTTCCAGTACCTCAGTAGTATCTATGTCCAGGCGGTCAAAGATCAGAGAGAGCTCATTTACAAAGGCGATATTTATATCACGCTGAGCATTTTCGATCACCTTCGCCGCTTCCGCCACCTTTATGCTCGACGCCAGGTGAGTACCCGCCTGTATGATGCTTTTGTAGAGCGCGTCCACCTCCTTAGCAATCTCCGGCGTGCTGCCACTCGTCACTTTTTTAATAGTCGTCACCTTGTGCTCCTTATCTCCCGGGTTTATACGCTCGGGCGAGTAGCCGCAGTAGAAGTCCTCATTATACCTGAGGCCACTTTTAGCCTCCAGTATCGGCACACAGTCCTCTTCCGTGCAGCCAGGGTACACCGTAGACTCATAGATCACGATGTCCCCTTTGCCAAGTACACTGCCTACCGTTTCCGAAGCCTTGCGTAGCGGCGTCAGGTCAGGCTGCTTATACTCATCTATCGGTGTAGGCACCGTCACTATGTAGATGTCGCATTCCTTCAGGTCCGCAATGCTCGAGCTATACCTCAGCTTAGTGCTGCTCTTTAGCTCCTCTGCAGTCGTTTCATTAGTCCTGTCGTATGCGCCTTCCAGCTCTTTTATGCGGTCCTGGTTTATATCAAAACCTGTGGTCTCGTAAGTTTTACCAAACTCAACTGCCAGTGGTAGTCCCACATAACCGAGTCCTATGACACCGATTTTTTTCATAATATCTACTGATTCTCAATAGGATAAGTATCCTTAAAAAATTTTTGGGCAAAACTAGTCATTATTACGCGAAAAAAACGCGCAAATAGCCTATCCTTTATTACGGGCCATTTTTACCCCCTACGGCAGGTAAAAAGCAATCGTTTTTCTCAGGCCGCTCTCAAAATCCTCCTCCGGTTCCCAGCCCAGTTCATTACGTATCTTAGAGGCATCTATCGCATAGCGCCTGTCATGCCCCGGGCGGTCCGTCACAAAACGTATCAGCTCCTCATAGCTTTTACCATCCCCGCGAGGCTTCATCTCGTCCAGCAGCCTGCAAATGGTACGGCAAAGCACAATGTTCTGCTGCTCGTTCTCAGCCCCTATATTGTACGTCTCCCCGTTGCGGCCCCCGTGGTACACCTCATCTATTCCCTTGCAGTGGTCCAGCACATACAGCCAGTCGCGCACATTTTTACCATCACCATAAATAGGGATCGGCTCCAGGTTCACCGCCTTACGTATCACCACCGGTATCAGCTTTTCCGTATGCTGCTTTGGGCCATAGTTGTTAGAGCAGTTCGTCGTTACCACACTCAAACCATACGTATGGTAGTAGCTCCTCACCAGCATATCACTCGAAGCCTTGCTGGCACTGTACGGGCTGTTAGGCGAATACGGAGTCTCCTCTGTAAAGAGCCCCTCAGCCCCCAGCGAGCCATATACCTCATCCGTACTTATATGGTGAAAGCGGCAGCCCTCATAACCAGGTTTATAGGTAAATGGCCTCTCCATCCAGTAAGCCCGCGCCGCTTCCAGCAAGTAAAACGTCCCATTAATATTCGTAGTGATAAATGGCTCAGGACCCAGTATCGAGTTATCCACGTGTGACTCCGCCGCAAAGTGGATCACCCCACGTATGTCATACTGCCCAAACACGTGGCCCAGCATGGCCCCGTCACAGATGTCCCCCTGTATAAAGGTATACCTTGGGTGCTTCGCTACCTCCGATAAGTTCTCCGGGTTGCCTGCATAAGTCAGCTTATCCAGGTTCAGCACCGTATATTCCGGGTATTTTTCCAGAAAATAAGGTACAAAGTTAGAGCCGATAAATCCTGCTCCCCCCGTGATCAGTATATGCTTCATCCTATCTGCCATTACCATTTCTGTTCAATCACCTTGAGCAGGTACTCACCGTAGCCGCTTTTCAGCAGAGGCTGCGCCAGCCTCGTAAGCTGCTCAGCGTCTATGAACTTCATTTTATAAGCCACCTCTTCTATGCAGCCAATCTTCAGGTCCTGCCGCTCCTCTATAGCCTGTACAAAGGAGCCTGCCTGCATCATAGAGGCAAAAGTCCCCGTATCCAGCCAGGCCGTGCCCCGGGTAAAGATGCCCACATGCAGTTTGTCCTTTTCCAGGTAAGCCTTGTTTACGTCCGTGATCTCTATCTCACCCCGCTTACTCGGCTTCAGGTTCGCCGCTATATTCACCACCTCATTATCGTAAAAGTACAGCCCCGGTACCGCAAAGTTGCTTTTCGGCTCCTCAGGTTTCTCCTCTATCGAGATCACCTTCTGGTTGTCGTCAAACTCCACAACGCCGTAGCGGTGCGGATCGTGTACGTGGTAGGCAAATATCACCCCCCCGTCCGGGTCGTTATGGCCCTGAAGCAGCGTACGCATTCCTGCGCCATAAAAGATGTTATCCCCCAGTATCAGCGCTACCTTGTCATGGCCAATGAACTCCCTGCCCACGATAAAAGCATCTGCCAGGCCACGGGGTTCATCCTGTATCGCGTAGCTGAAGCTACAGCCCAGGTGGCTGCCGTCGCCCAGCAGCTTTTGAAAAAGCGGCTGGTCTTCCGGCGTCGATATGATCAGTATCTCGCGGATATTGCTCAGCATCAGCACCGACAGCGGATAGTAGATCATCGGCTTGTCGTATATCGGCATCAGTTGCTTGCTTATCGCCAGCGTGATGGGGCGTAGCCGGGTGCCGGATCCGCCGGCCAGTATGATTCCTTTCATGGGATTATGGTTGAATGTCCCGAATAGCTGAAGTTATACTCCGCATCCTTTAGCAGAGGCAGCTTTTTGTCTTTCTCCGAAATGATGATGTCCTCTTCCGCCACCCGCCAGTCTATATTAAGTACAGGATCGTTATAGTACAGGCCCCGTTCTTCTGCTGGTGTGTAAAACGCATCACATTTATAGATCACCTCCGCCTTTTCGCTCAGCACCACAAATCCGTGCGCAAAGCCCTTTGGTACGAATATCTGCGTATGGTCTTCGTGGCTCATCTCCAGCGTGTAAGACTTGCCAAAGGTAGGCGAGTCACGGCGCAGGTCCACCACCACATCCACGATCCGGCCATGCAGCACACGCACCAGCTTGGCCTGTCCGTACGGCTCCAGCTGGTAGTGCAGGCCGCGCATCACCCCAAAGTGGCTCGTGCTCTGGTTATCTTGCACAAACGTGATGTCTATACCTGTCAGGTCCCTGAACGTCCGGTAATTGAACGCCTCATAAAAATACCCCCTGTGATCCTCCAGGATACGGGGTTTTACTAAGAATAGACCGGGGAATTCCGTCTTAATTATTTGCATAAATAATGAGCGGCAGAGGTTTTTCTCGCCTGCAAAATTAAAAACAATTTGGTAAATGCCGCTGAATCACCGCCATACTGTAATATAATGATGGAATCTAGGGCGGTGTACTAGAGATAAATTCCTATTTTTGCACCGCAAAATCGCTAGAGAATGTCTGATTTTCAACGTCCAACGCAGCCTCCTCATTCCGATGAGATAGACATCCGCAGCTTCTTCAGAAGCATACGAAGAGGCCTTGCAAGCCTCGGCCGCCGGTTTGTCGCCCTGCTTGCCCTTATCCGCCGCACTTCCGTCAGGCACAAGGGCATGCTTATCACCCTCTTCCTTATAGGCATCGCCATCGGTGTAGGGTTTTCCTTTATTAAGAAAGACACCTACTCCTCTTCCATCATGCTGCGCTCCTCCCTCTTTACCCCAAGGGTAATCACCAGCCTCGTAAGCCGGCTTGATGAAATGGCCGACCGGCCCCGTCAACTCGCCGCCGAGCTCAACATCTCACCCGAAGAAGCCGCCACTATCCGAGGCTTTTCCGTACAGGCCGTATTCGAGCCCGTTTCACTGGAGTTTCAGAACCTCGTTAAGAAAAGACTCAGGTCTGATATAGAAGAAGACCCCTCCCTTACAGACAATATCGAGGCCATGACTACCGGCGACACATACCTTATTTACGTCACAGCTACCAATGTCGAGGTCATCCGTAGCCTCGATCAGCAACTGCCCGCCTTTTTCCAGCGCTCACCCTACTTCAGCAAGCGCATGGCCCTCCTCAAGCGCCAGGAGCAGCAGCTCGCCCAGCGGCTCGAAAAAGACCTTGCCAGCCTCGACAGCCTCAAGAGTGCCATTATCGCCAGTATCCGCAACACCCCCGCAGGGCAGGGAGCAGGCTTCGTCCTTACCGATAATAGGATAGATGAAACGCGCTACTCCACCCTCTTTCAGGATGCCGACTACCTCTACCGGAAAAAACTCCAGGCAGACCTCGCCGCAGAAGTCCCCGCCATAGAAGTTATTCAGCCTTTTGGTAACTACGCCCCCCTCTTCAGCGTATCCAAACCTGTATATGCCCTGCTCGGGGGAATCATCTTCCTCGCCATCGGCTATCTGCTATTACTGTTGAAGGGGCTTAACCGCTACCTCATCCGCTACGACCAGAAGCGAAATAACCCTGCATGAGCCACCTTAAGGCAAATACACTCACATCCGAAGTCTCCGCCCTCATACGGAAAGAGCTCCTGCTTGAGTGGCGGCAGAAGTACGCCCTCAATGGCCTCCTGCTGTACATTGTCAGCACCGTACTCGTCTGCTACCTCAGCTTCAACGTTACCCTTGGCAGTACCAGCCCCATCACCTGGAATACCCTCTTCTGGATCATCATCCTCTTCACCGCCGTCAATGCCGTCAGCAAGAGCTTTTCACAAGAGAGAGAGGGGCGCCAGCTTTACTACTACACACTCGCAAGTCCGCAAGGAATTATTATTGCGAAGATATTGTATAACTCACTGTTATTAGCTGTCATATCACTCCTGGGCTACCTCGTGTACTCAGTCGTGTTAGGCAATCCCGTGCAGGACCATACCCTCTTTTTGGTAAACATCCTGCTCGGCGCCATAGGCTTTAGCTGCACCCTCACCATGGTGGCAGGTATCGCCGCCAAGGCAGAGAACAACGCCACCCTGATGGCCGTATTGAGCTTTCCCGTAATTTTACCCATGCTCATACTCATCATCAGCATATCCAAAAATGCAATGGATGGCCTCCATCTCTCCTCCAGCTATGACGATATGATTACCCTTGCCGCCGTCGATGCCATCGTGGTGGTGCTGTCTTTATTACTGTTTCCTTATTTGTGGAGGAGTTGACATGAAAAAACACTGGTGGAAAATTCTCGCCGTCGCCCTGCTGGCCTACACCCTTATAGGCGGCCTCCTTATGGAAGTGCCCCGGCTCGTTATTCTCAATGAGACCATACGCGGCCTCTACTTTCACGTACCCATGTGGTTCGGCATGATCTTCCTGCTGCTCGCATCAGTCGTCTACGCCATTAAGTACCTGCGTAGCGGAGACCCCGCCCATGACCTTAAGAGCGTCGAGTTTGCCAACATAGGCGTTACCTTCGGCGTCCTCGGCATCATTACCGGCATGGTATGGGCCCAGTACACCTGGGGCGAGTGGTGGAGCGGAGACCCCAAGCAAAACTCAGCCGCCATTGGCCTCCTCATTTACTTTGCCTATTTCGTACTCCGTTCCTCCTTTACAGACGAGCAGCAAAAAGCCCGCGTAAGCAGCATCTATAGCATCTTTGCCTTCTTTGCCCTTATCGCATTGCTCTTTATACTGCCCCGTATGCAGGACAGCCTCCACCCAGGTAACGGCGGCAACCCCGGCTTCAATGCCTATGACATGGACAGCAAGCTCCGCATGGTCTTTTATCCCGCCGTCATCGGCTGGACCCTGCTCGGCGTCTGGTTCAGCACCCTGCGCATACGTACCCGTAACCTCATATTAACTACTCAAGAAGAATACTGATGAAAAGAGTACTGTTCATTCTGTTGCTCGCTTTCGCCGCATTTGCCGCCTCTCCTGCCCAGGCCCGACAGGCAGAAAAGCAGGAGATCACCGCCGGTGATTATACCAACACCGGGGTACCCATGGCAGACCGCATGCGGGAAGATGGTAAAATATATGTCGTCGTAGCCATCATTGCCGTCATCTTTGCCGGTATCATAGCCTATGCCGTAAATATTGACCGGAAAGTAAGCCGGCTGGAAAAGGAAATAGGCACATCCCGTAAAGTCGCGGAAAATGCCTGATTCCGGGAAATTTTAATTCTGTTTCCCTTGTTATTACCTTGCAAAAAAATTCACAGGCTCATATGAAAGTCACGCATATAATCGGTATCGCAGTCATAGCAGTGGCCATCATGGTCATCATCTCCGTTTCCGGTAATGCCAGTAGCTATGTCACATTCAAAGAGGCACGTTCCCTCTCCGACACAGGCAGCGACAACTCCATCCACATCGTAGGCGAACTCAAAAAGGACGCCACCGGACAGATCGTAGGCATACAGGAGAGCCCTTCCAAGCTCAGTTTCTCTTTTGTCATGATCGATGAAAACCAGGACGAGCAAAAGGTCTACTTCGGTGAGCCCGTGCCGCCCGATTTCACCAAATCCGAAAAAGTAGTCGTCGTAGGGTCTTATAAGAACGAAGCCTTCGTGGCCGATAAGATCCTCCTCAAGTGTCCTTCCAAATACCAGGAAGACGTCGTTATCACTTCATCTAACAACTAAGACAATCCCCCCGCCCACGCCGGGCGGGCCTTGTTTCATAGCCTATGGTACATCTGCTCATTGGCCAGCTAGGGCATCTTGCGGTCATTATTGCCTTCGTCGCCGGTCTGTTTTCCTTCTTTAGTTTCTTCAGGGGTGCCTCTTCAGACCACCCCGAGCTGCAGCAGGGATTTAATAAGACAGGCCGCGTCATCTTCTATATACACAGCGCCGCCGTCTTCCTGGTCGTAGGCAGCCTTTTTGGCATTATCT
It contains:
- a CDS encoding CcmD family protein; translated protein: MKRVLFILLLAFAAFAASPAQARQAEKQEITAGDYTNTGVPMADRMREDGKIYVVVAIIAVIFAGIIAYAVNIDRKVSRLEKEIGTSRKVAENA
- a CDS encoding heme exporter protein CcmB, producing the protein MSHLKANTLTSEVSALIRKELLLEWRQKYALNGLLLYIVSTVLVCYLSFNVTLGSTSPITWNTLFWIIILFTAVNAVSKSFSQEREGRQLYYYTLASPQGIIIAKILYNSLLLAVISLLGYLVYSVVLGNPVQDHTLFLVNILLGAIGFSCTLTMVAGIAAKAENNATLMAVLSFPVILPMLILIISISKNAMDGLHLSSSYDDMITLAAVDAIVVVLSLLLFPYLWRS
- a CDS encoding cytochrome c maturation protein CcmE — its product is MKVTHIIGIAVIAVAIMVIISVSGNASSYVTFKEARSLSDTGSDNSIHIVGELKKDATGQIVGIQESPSKLSFSFVMIDENQDEQKVYFGEPVPPDFTKSEKVVVVGSYKNEAFVADKILLKCPSKYQEDVVITSSNN
- the ccsA gene encoding cytochrome c biogenesis protein CcsA is translated as MKKHWWKILAVALLAYTLIGGLLMEVPRLVILNETIRGLYFHVPMWFGMIFLLLASVVYAIKYLRSGDPAHDLKSVEFANIGVTFGVLGIITGMVWAQYTWGEWWSGDPKQNSAAIGLLIYFAYFVLRSSFTDEQQKARVSSIYSIFAFFALIALLFILPRMQDSLHPGNGGNPGFNAYDMDSKLRMVFYPAVIGWTLLGVWFSTLRIRTRNLILTTQEEY